A section of the Streptomyces sp. SLBN-118 genome encodes:
- the ald gene encoding alanine dehydrogenase yields MKVGIPREVKNNEFRVAITPAGVNELVRHGHQVVIEQDAGVGSSITDDEFVAAGAQILPTADEVWATADLLLKVKEPIAEEYHRLRKDQTLFTYLHLAASRECTDALLESGTTAIAYETVETANRALPLLAPMSEVAGRLAPQVGAYHLMRSAGGRGVLPGGVPGTSAGEAVVIGGGVSGWNATQIAVGMGFHVTLLDRDINKLREADKVFGTKVKTIVSNAFELEKAVVEADLVIGAVLIPGAKAPKLVTNELVAKMKPGSVLVDIAIDQGGCFEDSRPTTHAEPTFKVHNSVFYCVANMPGAVPNTSTYALTNATLPYIVELANRGWVEALRRDAALAKGLNTHDGQVVYGPVAEAHGLQSVELSALLG; encoded by the coding sequence GTGAAGGTCGGCATCCCCCGCGAGGTCAAGAACAACGAGTTCCGGGTGGCCATCACCCCCGCCGGTGTGAACGAGCTGGTGCGCCACGGCCACCAGGTCGTCATCGAGCAGGACGCCGGTGTCGGCTCCTCGATCACGGATGACGAGTTCGTCGCCGCCGGTGCGCAGATCCTGCCCACCGCCGACGAGGTCTGGGCCACCGCCGACCTGCTGCTGAAGGTCAAGGAGCCCATCGCCGAGGAGTACCACCGTCTCCGCAAGGACCAGACGCTCTTCACCTACCTGCACCTCGCCGCCTCCCGCGAGTGCACGGACGCCCTGCTGGAGTCCGGCACCACCGCCATCGCGTACGAGACGGTCGAGACCGCGAACCGCGCCCTGCCGCTGCTCGCTCCGATGTCCGAGGTCGCGGGCCGGCTGGCCCCGCAGGTCGGCGCGTACCACCTGATGCGTTCGGCCGGTGGCCGCGGCGTCCTGCCGGGCGGCGTCCCGGGCACGTCGGCCGGCGAGGCCGTCGTCATCGGTGGCGGTGTCTCCGGATGGAACGCCACGCAGATCGCCGTCGGCATGGGCTTCCACGTGACCCTGCTCGACCGTGACATCAACAAGCTGCGCGAGGCCGACAAGGTCTTCGGCACCAAGGTCAAGACGATCGTCTCCAACGCCTTCGAGCTCGAGAAGGCCGTCGTCGAGGCCGACCTCGTCATCGGTGCGGTTCTCATCCCGGGTGCCAAGGCGCCGAAGCTGGTCACCAACGAGCTCGTCGCCAAGATGAAGCCCGGAAGTGTACTTGTCGACATTGCAATCGACCAGGGTGGCTGCTTCGAGGACTCGCGTCCGACCACCCACGCCGAGCCGACCTTCAAGGTCCACAACTCGGTCTTCTACTGCGTCGCCAACATGCCGGGCGCGGTGCCGAACACGTCCACGTACGCGCTCACCAACGCGACGCTTCCCTACATCGTGGAGCTCGCCAACCGTGGCTGGGTCGAGGCGCTGCGCCGCGACGCCGCGCTCGCCAAGGGTCTCAACACCCATGACGGCCAGGTCGTTTACGGCCCGGTCGCCGAGGCCCACGGCCTGCAGAGCGTCGAACTGAGTGCTCTTCTCGGCTGA
- a CDS encoding CTP synthase, translating into MPPKSMTTKHIFVTGGVASSLGKGLTASSLGALLKARGLRVTMQKLDPYLNVDPGTMNPFQHGEVFVTNDGAETDLDIGHYERFLDVDLDGSANVTTGQVYSQVIAKERRGEYLGDTVQVIPHITNEIKHRIRRMAADDVDVVITEVGGTVGDIESLPFLETVRQVRHEVGRDNVFVVHISLLPYIGPSGELKTKPTQHSVAALRNIGIQPDAIVLRADRDVPVAIKRKISLMCDVDEAAVVAAIDAKSIYDIPKVLHTEGLDAYVVRKLDLPFRDVDWTVWDDLLDRVHNPDHEVTVALVGKYIDLPDAYLSVTEALRAGGFANRARVTVKWVTSDDCKTPAGAARQLGDVDAILIPGGFGDRGVNGKVGAITYARENRIPLLGLCLGLQCIVIEAARNLAEIPEANSTEFDAATAHPVISTMEEQLAYVEGAGDLGGTMRLGLYPAKLAEGSIVREVYGDQPYVEERHRHRYEVNNAYRTELEKKAGILFSGTSPDNKLVEYVEYPREVHPYLVATQAHPELRSRPTRPHPLFAGLVKAAVERKTAK; encoded by the coding sequence ATGCCGCCCAAATCCATGACGACCAAGCACATCTTCGTCACCGGGGGTGTCGCCTCCTCCCTCGGCAAGGGCCTTACGGCTTCCAGCCTGGGCGCGCTGCTCAAGGCGCGGGGCCTGCGGGTCACCATGCAGAAGCTCGACCCGTATCTGAACGTCGACCCGGGCACGATGAACCCCTTCCAGCACGGCGAGGTGTTCGTCACCAACGACGGCGCCGAGACCGACCTGGACATCGGCCATTACGAGCGGTTCCTCGACGTCGACCTCGACGGCTCGGCCAACGTCACCACGGGGCAGGTCTACTCCCAGGTCATCGCCAAGGAGCGGCGCGGTGAGTACCTGGGCGACACCGTCCAGGTCATCCCGCACATCACCAACGAGATCAAGCACCGGATCCGGCGGATGGCCGCCGACGACGTCGATGTCGTCATCACCGAGGTGGGCGGCACGGTGGGCGACATCGAGTCGCTGCCGTTCCTGGAGACCGTGCGGCAGGTACGCCACGAGGTCGGCCGGGACAACGTCTTCGTGGTGCACATCTCGCTTCTGCCCTACATCGGCCCGTCCGGCGAGCTCAAGACCAAGCCGACCCAGCACTCCGTCGCCGCCCTGCGGAACATCGGTATTCAGCCAGACGCGATCGTGCTGCGAGCGGACCGCGATGTGCCGGTCGCGATCAAGCGCAAGATCTCGCTGATGTGTGACGTGGACGAGGCGGCCGTGGTCGCGGCGATCGACGCCAAGTCGATCTACGACATCCCCAAGGTGCTGCACACCGAGGGCCTGGACGCCTATGTCGTACGCAAGCTGGACCTGCCGTTCCGCGATGTCGACTGGACCGTCTGGGACGACCTGCTGGACCGGGTGCACAACCCCGACCACGAGGTCACGGTCGCGCTGGTCGGCAAGTACATCGACCTCCCCGACGCCTATCTCTCGGTGACCGAGGCGCTGCGCGCCGGCGGTTTCGCCAACAGGGCCCGTGTCACGGTCAAGTGGGTCACCTCCGACGACTGCAAGACCCCGGCCGGCGCCGCCAGGCAGCTCGGTGACGTCGACGCGATCCTCATCCCCGGCGGCTTCGGCGACCGTGGTGTGAACGGGAAGGTGGGCGCGATCACCTACGCCCGCGAGAACAGGATCCCGCTGCTCGGCCTGTGCCTGGGCCTGCAGTGCATCGTGATCGAGGCCGCGCGCAACCTGGCCGAGATCCCCGAGGCCAACTCCACCGAGTTCGATGCCGCCACCGCCCACCCGGTGATCTCCACCATGGAGGAGCAGCTGGCGTATGTGGAGGGTGCGGGCGACCTCGGCGGAACGATGCGCCTCGGTCTGTACCCGGCGAAGCTCGCCGAGGGCTCGATCGTCCGCGAGGTCTACGGCGACCAGCCCTACGTCGAGGAGCGCCACCGCCACCGCTACGAGGTGAACAACGCCTACCGCACGGAGCTGGAGAAGAAGGCGGGCATCCTCTTCTCGGGCACGTCCCCCGACAACAAGCTCGTCGAATACGTCGAGTACCCGCGCGAGGTGCACCCCTACCTGGTCGCCACCCAGGCCCACCCCGAACTGCGCTCACGCCCGACCCGCCCCCACCCCCTCTTCGCCGGCCTGGTCAAGGCCGCCGTCGAGCGCAAGACGGCCAAGTAG
- a CDS encoding tetratricopeptide repeat protein, translating into MTDQAVDVGGRAGASGNQFFGRQRELKALRADIERAGLDTIAGRKAPRARVLLIAGRPGSGRTALAEELARRLADDYPDGVLRTRLTEPGGRRVPMERAARALLDSLSIAAPPGADEDELTEMVREALAVRRMLLLLDDAGNAEQVDPLLPDNSDCLVVAVAEGPLTGIPDVRPCTLGGMDAKSAIELLGTFTGSVRITVDPQAAESIAEECGGLPAALVLIGGWLAARPRASVADVAKRLRGLPDAGEQPTSARPLARAFRLVYESLPPSAATMLRLLALAPGGMADAHTASALVGCSVQAARSTLHDLAALGFLHGGSGPSSTAGDVQYEVPGALAPLLRTLMEAQDRPSEVQLARARMLERTVRQLQACRAVIEPDGSPAARKLAGLPRALRFAGAPAAVDWLRLRRPALLASARMAVEDGDLDTLARRLVAALVRALAAHHGTEAAAPELYGLHQLVLSVAQRRGLHREEAAALLNLADLDAQTGRTKEALARYRAALDAGRAAHDPYATGRAMESVGAAHQELGDWQRAADWYGRALAHRQARGERADEARLYGRLGTAHTYAGRYGEALRSWRAAAAGYRRLGDLPSQARALSEVARVQEYAGRPEESLHTCREAVEWARQAGDVRLRAALQLRLADTLDRLGDPTAARLHRGTAERLLGEEGSAYEIRSASTKD; encoded by the coding sequence GTGACGGATCAGGCGGTGGACGTGGGCGGCCGGGCCGGTGCGTCCGGAAACCAGTTCTTCGGTCGCCAGCGGGAGTTGAAGGCCCTGCGGGCCGACATCGAGCGGGCCGGACTGGACACCATCGCCGGCCGCAAGGCTCCGCGCGCGCGGGTGCTCCTGATCGCCGGACGGCCGGGATCGGGCCGCACCGCACTCGCCGAGGAACTGGCGCGCAGGCTCGCGGACGACTACCCCGACGGGGTGCTGCGCACCCGGCTGACCGAGCCGGGCGGACGGCGGGTCCCGATGGAACGGGCGGCCCGCGCACTGCTCGACTCCCTCTCCATCGCGGCGCCGCCCGGCGCGGACGAGGACGAGCTGACCGAGATGGTCCGCGAGGCGCTCGCCGTACGCCGCATGCTGCTGCTCCTCGATGACGCCGGGAACGCCGAGCAGGTCGACCCGCTGCTGCCCGACAACTCCGACTGCCTGGTCGTCGCCGTGGCCGAGGGCCCGCTCACCGGCATTCCCGACGTACGTCCGTGCACCCTCGGCGGCATGGACGCCAAGTCCGCGATCGAGCTGCTCGGCACCTTCACCGGCTCGGTGCGGATCACGGTGGATCCGCAGGCCGCCGAGTCCATCGCCGAGGAGTGCGGCGGGCTGCCCGCCGCCCTGGTCCTGATCGGCGGCTGGCTGGCCGCCCGGCCGCGGGCATCGGTCGCCGACGTGGCCAAACGGCTGCGAGGTCTGCCGGACGCGGGGGAGCAGCCCACGAGCGCCCGGCCGCTCGCCCGTGCCTTCCGGCTCGTCTACGAATCCCTGCCGCCGTCGGCCGCCACGATGCTGCGACTTCTGGCCCTCGCGCCCGGCGGCATGGCCGATGCCCACACCGCGTCCGCACTGGTCGGCTGTTCGGTCCAGGCCGCTCGGTCGACGCTGCACGACCTCGCGGCCCTGGGATTTCTCCACGGTGGCTCCGGGCCGTCGTCGACGGCGGGGGACGTTCAGTACGAGGTGCCGGGTGCTCTCGCGCCGCTGCTGCGCACGCTGATGGAGGCGCAGGACCGGCCCTCCGAGGTGCAGCTGGCCCGGGCCCGGATGCTGGAGCGGACCGTACGACAGCTTCAGGCCTGCCGTGCCGTCATCGAGCCGGACGGTTCCCCGGCGGCCAGGAAGCTGGCCGGGCTGCCGCGCGCGCTGCGCTTCGCCGGAGCGCCCGCCGCCGTGGACTGGCTGCGCCTGCGACGGCCCGCGCTGCTGGCCTCGGCGCGCATGGCGGTCGAGGACGGAGATCTCGACACCCTGGCGCGACGGCTGGTCGCCGCCCTGGTCCGGGCACTGGCCGCACACCACGGCACCGAGGCGGCGGCGCCCGAGCTCTACGGCCTGCACCAGCTGGTGCTCTCCGTCGCCCAGCGCCGCGGGCTGCACCGGGAAGAGGCCGCGGCCCTGCTCAATCTCGCCGACCTGGACGCGCAGACCGGCCGTACCAAGGAGGCGCTGGCCCGCTACCGGGCCGCTCTGGATGCCGGACGGGCGGCACATGACCCGTACGCGACCGGCCGCGCGATGGAATCCGTAGGCGCTGCCCACCAGGAGCTGGGGGACTGGCAGCGGGCGGCCGACTGGTACGGGAGGGCCCTCGCCCACCGCCAGGCGCGCGGCGAGCGCGCGGACGAGGCGAGGCTCTACGGGAGGCTCGGCACCGCACACACCTATGCGGGCCGGTACGGCGAGGCGCTGCGCAGCTGGCGGGCCGCCGCGGCCGGATACCGCAGGCTCGGCGATCTCCCGTCCCAGGCGCGGGCGTTGAGCGAGGTCGCCCGCGTACAGGAATACGCCGGCCGGCCGGAGGAATCCCTGCACACCTGCCGCGAGGCGGTGGAGTGGGCACGGCAGGCCGGGGACGTCCGGCTGCGGGCAGCGCTGCAGCTCAGGCTGGCCGACACCCTCGACCGGCTGGGCGACCCGACGGCGGCTCGGCTGCACCGCGGGACTGCGGAAAGACTGCTGGGAGAGGAAGGTTCCGCCTACGAAATCCGCAGTGCTTCGACTAAAGATTGA
- a CDS encoding ParA family protein, which translates to MPARGRVPSTEEPGLEAVGSVAVRTFETHQHTTHPTHMTTAHTMKMMDGQHVNAMAGNESGRESTHFAAYEEVPEGHFYDPDAEYEPDPEYAATLAPDAARQRRERIGPTGRPLPYFPIPGPLTDHGPAKIIAMCNQKGGVGKTTSTINLGAALAEYGRRVLLVDFDPQGALSVGLGVNPMELDLTVYNLLMERGMSADEVLLKTAVPNMDLLPSNIDLSAAEVQLVSEVARESTLQRALKPLMNDYDYIVIDCQPSLGLLTVNALTAAHKVIVPLECEFFALRGVALLTETIEKVQERLNPDLELDGILATMYDSRTVHSREVLARVVEAFDDHVYHTVIGRTVRFPETTVAGEPITTYASNSVGAAAYRQLAREVLARCHAE; encoded by the coding sequence ATGCCTGCGAGGGGCCGGGTCCCGTCAACAGAGGAGCCCGGGCTCGAGGCTGTCGGCTCCGTCGCTGTCCGAACCTTCGAGACGCATCAGCACACGACGCACCCGACGCACATGACGACAGCCCACACGATGAAGATGATGGACGGCCAACACGTGAACGCCATGGCCGGCAACGAGAGTGGCCGAGAGTCCACCCACTTCGCCGCCTACGAGGAAGTCCCCGAGGGGCACTTCTACGACCCCGACGCCGAGTACGAGCCCGATCCCGAGTACGCCGCCACCCTCGCCCCTGACGCCGCGCGTCAGCGCCGCGAGCGGATCGGCCCCACCGGGCGGCCGCTGCCGTACTTCCCGATCCCGGGCCCGCTGACCGATCACGGCCCGGCGAAGATCATCGCGATGTGCAACCAGAAGGGCGGCGTCGGCAAGACGACGTCGACCATCAACCTGGGCGCCGCGCTCGCTGAGTACGGACGGCGTGTGCTGCTCGTCGACTTCGACCCGCAGGGAGCCCTGTCGGTCGGCCTCGGCGTCAACCCGATGGAGCTGGATCTCACCGTCTACAACCTGCTCATGGAGCGGGGCATGTCGGCGGACGAGGTGCTGCTGAAGACCGCGGTCCCCAATATGGACCTGCTGCCGAGCAATATCGATCTTTCCGCCGCCGAAGTGCAGTTGGTGAGCGAGGTCGCGCGCGAGTCGACGCTCCAGCGTGCGCTGAAGCCGCTGATGAACGACTACGACTACATCGTGATCGACTGTCAGCCCTCGCTCGGTCTGCTCACGGTGAACGCGCTGACCGCGGCGCACAAGGTGATCGTGCCGCTGGAGTGCGAGTTCTTCGCGCTGCGTGGTGTGGCTCTGCTGACCGAGACGATCGAGAAGGTCCAGGAGCGGCTCAACCCCGACCTGGAGCTCGACGGCATCCTCGCCACGATGTACGACTCCCGTACGGTGCACAGCCGCGAGGTCCTGGCGCGGGTCGTCGAGGCTTTCGACGATCACGTCTACCACACGGTGATCGGCCGGACAGTGCGCTTCCCCGAGACGACCGTCGCCGGTGAGCCCATCACCACGTACGCATCGAACTCCGTGGGCGCCGCCGCGTACCGTCAGCTCGCCAGGGAGGTGCTCGCCCGGTGTCACGCCGAGTGA
- a CDS encoding NUDIX hydrolase, whose amino-acid sequence MTIKDTPQQWQVVATATPFRGNKTSVRTDDVVMPDGTVARRDYQVHPGSVAVLALDEAGRVLVLRQYRHPVRHKLWEIPAGLLDVPGENPLHAAQRELYEEAHVKAEDWRVLTDVYTTPGGCDEAVRIFLARDLSEAEGERFEVSEEEADMELARVPLQELVRGVLAGELHNNCLVVGVLALTAVLGGEGVSALRPAEAPWPARPFEA is encoded by the coding sequence ATGACCATCAAGGACACGCCCCAGCAGTGGCAGGTCGTCGCGACCGCGACGCCCTTCCGGGGCAACAAGACCAGTGTCCGCACCGACGACGTGGTCATGCCCGACGGCACGGTGGCACGGCGCGACTACCAGGTCCACCCCGGCTCGGTGGCGGTGCTCGCCCTCGACGAAGCGGGCCGCGTTCTCGTGCTGCGCCAGTACCGCCACCCCGTGCGCCACAAGCTCTGGGAGATCCCGGCCGGGCTCCTGGACGTGCCAGGGGAGAACCCGCTGCACGCCGCACAGCGCGAGCTGTACGAGGAGGCGCACGTCAAGGCCGAGGACTGGCGGGTGCTGACCGATGTCTACACCACGCCGGGCGGCTGCGACGAAGCGGTACGGATCTTCCTCGCCCGCGATCTGTCGGAGGCGGAGGGGGAGCGCTTCGAGGTCTCCGAGGAGGAGGCCGACATGGAGCTCGCGCGGGTTCCGCTCCAGGAGCTCGTGCGCGGTGTACTCGCGGGTGAGCTGCACAACAACTGCCTGGTCGTGGGCGTCCTCGCGCTGACCGCCGTGCTGGGCGGCGAGGGCGTCAGCGCGCTGCGCCCGGCCGAGGCTCCCTGGCCTGCCCGCCCCTTCGAGGCCTGA